A stretch of DNA from Cannabis sativa cultivar Pink pepper isolate KNU-18-1 chromosome X, ASM2916894v1, whole genome shotgun sequence:
aatcgggcttcctcgctctctcaactctctttagatggaattttgctgttatgaacagaatgagtgaggagctcggggaccgagaccctatatttataggtgagatactccatcagtatctgcgccacattaattgttagaatattttgacaattaattcaggaaatcaaatcgggtaatgaatatagaaatctgaccatatatagaatattacataattgattttgtccagattcaataaatataaaatattcatttatcagaaaatcaattatttattttatttccttaaatagaaatatatttccttaaatagaaatatatttcctaaaataaaaaaatattcttataatttAGTCCTTCTATTAGGTTCTGTCCCATATTCTGTTGAAATGCTAACGTGACTTTGTAAATTAGCAACTCTGCCCCTAAACTTTAACAATTATCAAATCGTACCCTGTCAAAATAAGTAGTCAATTTCTTTTCGTTCAATCTCGTGTAACAGATGTTCAGAATGAAGATTTGATGCAGCCTATTTCGGTTGAGGAGGTTCGTAAGGCTCTTTTCTAAATGCACCCAGATAAATCTCCGGCACCCGACGGTATGACCCCAAGATTTTTCCAAAGATGTTGGACTGTAGTTGGTAATGATATTTTTAACCTTGTCAAGTCTTTTTTCGAATCTAGTTGTTTTCCTACTGGTTTAAATGCTACCAACTTGGTTTTGATTCCCAAAAAGAAGCAACCTCAGGACATGGGAGATTTTTGACCGATAGCCCTCTGCAATGTCCTATACAAGATAATATCTAAGGTTATTGCTAATAGACTCAAAAGAGTCCTTCCTACCATTATATCTGAGACGCAAAGTGCCTTCTTGCAAGGCCGATTAATTTCAGACAATATCATGATCTCTTATGAGATTATGCATTacttgaagaggaaaagaagaggaagagatGGGTTCATGGCTCTAAAATTAGACATGAGTAAAGCTTATGATAGATTGGAATGAGATTATATCAGAGCTATGTTAGAGAGGATGGGATTCGATGGCAGATGGATTAATTTAGTGATGTTTTGTGTTAGTTCCGTGTCATTCTACATTGCTCATGGAGGCCAAGAAATGGGCCCTATTGTTGCTTCTCGTGGGATCAGACAAGGAGATCCATTATCTCCTTATCTGTTTATTCTTTGTGCGGAGGGGTTCTCGTGCTTTTTACGCAGTTATGAGCATAGTGGACTACTTACGGGGTGTAAGATTGCTCGCCATGCTCCAAATATTTCTCACATGTTGTTCGCGGATGATAGTTATATATATTGCAAAGCAACGGAGGAGGAAGCATATAACATCAAGGAGCTGCTACATACTTTTGAATTGGCATCTGGACAAAagataaatttctcaaaatcatCTGTTTTTTACAGCTGCAACACTGCTGTTGGTCTTCGTGATACAATCTGTGACTTGTTGGGGATCTTTGAAGCAGATGAAAATGGTTCTTACTTGGGCCTTCCATATTCgattggtaaaaataaaatgccATTCTTGACTTTCTTAAAGACAAGCTAAGGAAGAGAATTAATGGTTGGGAAGGGAGGATGCTTTCAAGGGCTGGCAAAGAGGTATTATTAAAATCTATTGCTCAAGCACTTCCTAATTATGCTATGAATGTATTTTTACTGCCAGTTGATACTTGCAAAGAGCTTGAAAGACTAATGGCCAAGTTTTGGTGGAGTACGGGTTCAACTCAAACTAAAGGTACAAGCTGGATGAGTTGGAATCGTATGTGTCGTCACAAACATGCAGGGGGTTTGGGATTCCGGGACCTACGAGATTTTAATTTGGCTCTTCTTGGGAAGCAGGGTTGGAGACTGTTAACTCATGACTCTTCTCTTGTGGGGCGTGTGTTTAAAGCCAAATATTACTCTACAACAACAATTCTGAAAGCTGAGTTGGGTGATAACCCAAGTTTTGTGTGGCGTAGTAAAGTTGAAGCGAAGGAATTGCTGGTTTCTTGTGTTTGTCGATCGGTTGGATCAGGGGAATCCGTCTCTATTCTAAATGATCCATGGCTCCCTGATGAAAATCCATTTGTTCTCTCCAATCATCCTGCTTTAATTAACTAACCTGTTAGCAGCCTTATGAGAATTGATTCTAGAGGGTGGGATGAAGATATCATTCGTGATATTTTTCAGGATAGAGACGAGGCtcttattttttcaattcaGCTCAGTGATAATGTCTTGGAGGATCGATGGTGCTGGAAGTTTGAGAAACATGGAGGTTACACGGTTAATAGTGCGTATAAACATCTCCAAGTGCTCAAGGGAGCTTGGCCTGCTGTTCAACCATCGAACCTATGGCGTACTATCTGGGATCTTAAAGTGCCCCCTAAGGTCTATAATTTTTTGCGGAGGGCAGCATCTGGTTGTTTGCCAAGCTGTGTTCAATTGCAAAAGAGACATGTTCCAATAAGTGCAATTGGTCCTGTCTGTAATTTggataatgaaactatttttcatGTGCTTGTGGCTTGTCTTGTTGCGAGATCATGCTGGAAAAGATCTCTGGTGGACGTTGGTAGCGCAGCTGATGCTGATTTTTATAGTTGGTTGTAGGGGGCAGTAAACCGGGGGAAGGTTGATGAATTGGAGAAGCTGGCGATGGTGGCATGGACGATTTGGAGAGCACGTAATGAAGTCGTTTGGCAGTAGAAAGTCTCTAATGCAGCAAGTATTGTTGCGTCTCCAAGATCTTGCCTAGATCAATATAAGATTGCTCAAGAACGTAGAGGTTTTTCTCTATCTCATCTTGCTACGGATGGGGTTAAATATGAGCAATGGGAGAGACCCAATGGGAATAAGATCAAGGTAAATGTAGATCGAGCCTTGTTTGCTCAAGAAGGACGTTTTGGTTTGGGATGCTTAGCCAGGGACAATACTGGTTGAATGATTGAAGCTTTTACTTTAGGAAAGATAGGTCTGGTCTAACCTGAAGTGGCGGAAATCATTGGTATCAAGAAGGCTTTGAGTTGGATTGATAGACATGATTGGCAAAGTGTTGTTCTTGAAACCGATAGTCTATTGTGTGTTCAAGCTATAAAAAGTAACATTCTTATGTTGTCTCAATTTGGATTGCTAGTGATTGATGTGTGTGATTTATTATTGTCTTTGGATTACTTTGATATTTGTTatgttaaacgatctgcaaacAAAGCAGCTCATTGTCTTGCCAGGAGCTCTTGTTTTCTTCAGGTCGTGCACTTCAGTATGAGGATTGTTCTGCTAAAGTGTGTTTAATTGTTATGAATGATTGCTATCATTAATAAAAGTTgctattttttattacaaaaaaaattaatttagattttaaaaaatcattttgaataattaagaaaattaaaaaagaaattgaaattttaaaattaaataagtgattaaacaaattatttattttttattaaaatatttatttagatgtaaaaaaatattaaaaatttaatttgtgtaaaaCTAAATTTTACGGGAATacattttagtctattttttttttttttttacaaaaaatttagatttgtttaagtaaacataatatttttttaatttaatttctaacttttttttaaaaaaataattttatatctttattgaatttttaattattttttaagatatgagtttaaatttgattttttcttaaaaaaaaaattaacttgtttaaattatttattagatttttaatagttttgatttgattttttaagatacgttgttataaataaaataaagtttgaatttttttttaggaataatttaagttttttaaataatcttaatattttttttaattaatttatatttttttatcaagttctttgataatttttttaaaattaatagaacattataattttgaaaattaatttttgtatttaagGGACAAAAATTTGTATTGGTGAAAGTTAAAGAGATAAAAATGCTAATtgataacaataaaataaatagaatctAACAGGAGGGACATAATAATGAAACTGTTATATTTtaaagggatattggcggctaaacccccCAAACTTTTGGGTTTGTGACAGTTAACCACCAAAACTcaatttttggcggctaaactacctgaaCCCCACTTCCGTTTTGGTCCGCACTATTCCATCACTTTGGCTCCGTTTAAAGGCAAAAATGACTTACGTGACACGATCCTTGTCAGCAACTCATGCCACCTTGGCATTAAATAAACCACTctcctaaaataaaattaaaacttatttacaaaattaaattaaaatcagaatttaaattaattttttttttttttacttttctttttctttttcttcttcttcttctttcttcccaGCCCTCTTCGTTCTCACAACTGTGGCAGTGGCAGAGAGAGACTTTGTTCATTCTCTTGTCTTCTTCATCTTCCCCTTCCTCTCCATCCATCTCCAGACGTTGCATTTGCATGCACAACCCAAAGTGACCTTTGCTCTTTGCTCCGTTTAAGTTCGCCGCCTCTAGCTCCGACTCTCTTCTACAGAAGCTCTGCTTTTTGACTCTTTTCTTTAGCTACTCAGCCCCGAAAATGACACAGGAGGCAGAGGCATGGTAAGTTTTCCTTTCTATCTTCTTGAGCATAGTTATATTGCAGAAAAAATGGCAGCAACTCCaccagtttttaatttttgttccttgattttttttttccaatacaactttaaattaaaaataattttaatgtgTGACACATAAATAAACAGAGAATTGAAGAAAAGTGGAGTGTGTGCAAAGGAAACTTGCAGACCCAAAAACTTTAATTTAAACCCTACTTTTCCGGCAAGGGAAACTCGCCACTTTTCATTGTGACTTCGCATACCCAGAAGGGGAAATCCAGGGGGCGAAGTGTTTGTGTGGGGTTTAAACTGTAAACCCTAGGTAGGACCTCAAGAAACTGTAAATCGTTTGGAGATTTGGTGagatgagagagagaaagaggggtGGGAGGGTTTAAATTAATTCTCTGTTTAAACTGTAAACCCTAGGTAGGACCAGAAtgtagaagaagaaagaagaaagaagaaaaagagaagaagaaagaagaaagaagaagaagaagaaaaagaaaaaaaaaagtaaaaaaaaaaaaattaatttaaattctgattttaatttaattttgtaattaagttttaattttattttaggagAGTGGTTTATTTAATGCCAAGGTGGCATGAGTTGCTGACAAGGATCGTGCCACGTAAGTCATTTTTGCCTTTAAACGGAGCCAAAGTGACGGAATAGTGCGGACCAAAACGGAAGTGGGGttcaggtagtttagccgccaaaaattgAGTTTTGGTGGTTAACTGTCACAAACCCAAAAGTTTGGGGGGTTTAGCCACCAATATCCCtattttaaaatgaatttttaaCAAATCGTATATTTTAAGAGACATGATCATGTAATGTCATAAGTTCAAGAGACAAAAAtgcttattaatatattttaaaattctaataagtgaAAAAAGAAACGAAAACCAAgtataagaatttaatataaccTAAGAATTAgggataattgcggcaaaagtccccaaaaacttgaggttgatgccgattagtcctcaacctcaaaaattggcggtGAAAATACCTAAGGTGCcaatttttgtttgtccgttggTCCTTTTTCTAACGGATCCGTTAAACCCAAATAAAGTGCCACGTGTCAATTTTTTATTggtccaaataataattttaattaaaaaaatttaaaataaaataaaaaactaaaaaatatattttaaaattataaatttattttattttattttatttttaattttatatttttttttcttattcatCTTGTTCATGAACCCAACCAACATGAACTTCGACTGATTGACTTCCTGAAAttttcaaatcaactccaaatcacaAATTAAAGAAATCTACATTCAGAAacttaaaaaagaaaacaaaaaaaaaaaaaaaaagcaaaaaccATCTTTAACATCACCAAACAAATACAAATTAatgaacaaaataaaaaaaaaaaactcataaaataaaaatacccaGAAAATAATAAGCAaaaaaaaccagaaaataataacaatcaaaTTCCAACTCAGTCACAGCATCAGCAAGATTTTTCTCAGCATGGATACTCTCAACCCATTTTGCATTGATCTTCACCCGCTCAATGCTCTGCTTCGGGTTGCAAAGAACTCCTCTACTTCCTTCACCTTTTCCAATGAAGCAAACTGTACATACAAATTCACCAAAACAAAAATTAGACCATGaagttaataataaaattaaactggagagagagagagagagagagagagagagagagagagagagagagagagagagagagagagagagagagagagagagagagagagagagagagagagagagagagagagagagagagagagagagagagagagagagagagagagagagagagagagagagagagagagagagagagaaccagACCAGTTATTGTTATTAACAGATAAAGAAATGGCTTCAATTAGGGAGTGAACAAAGTTCTAGATGTTGGTCCCTGAGGGCCATTGCTGTTAATTGTTATACTCTGCTTTGTAAACGAAACTTCTGGGTTTGATTCAATGGAAGCTCTGTTCCTCTCATTTCTCACAGtatgaagagagagaagaaaaccctaaactaaactaaaaaaacacAACCTGACGAAAAGTGATGCTCCTTTAGAGTTGGGCGGAGAGGGAAGAAATTTTAGGGGTTTGGGATTTCTAAGGGTGGGGATCTCGATTATGGAATTAGCTTGAGCTAAGGATGGCCGGAGATGGTGGCACGTTCTGGGTAGAAGGTTTGCTTGTCTCCATTTAGGGAAGAAGACGAATGAGAAACTGAAGAAAAACATAAATCAATACCAATggttttgtgtatttttttttaattattattatttattttagtttatgtttttatttagtttaaattagtttttaataaaagaaaatattggaattttttaataatttttaatcaaAGTTATGAGGTGGACCAATAATACTTCAACACGTGTCAAATTTGACAGCAACTAACAGACTAGTTAAGTTAGGGAccaacggacaaacaaaaattgGCACCTTAGGTATTTTCaccgccaatttttgaggttgaTGACTAATCGGCATTAACTTCaagtttttggggacttttgccgcaattatccctttttaatcaaaaaataaggAAGTCTTCAGGTAATGTATTTATGAATAAAAAGTTATTTAATAGAGTATTTATTATGTAAGTTTGAGTTGAAAATAATAGACTTGAAGGTTATATGAAACTCAAGTAGGTTTATATGAAACTCAAGTGTTGGAAGAGATTAACATTACAACTATTTTAAGGTAAAAAATAAACTCACTTGAAAACAATAACCTTTTGgtcattaaaatttaatttaagttttacaTTCTTATTCTCAAGTATAAATCTCTTACCAAACGTCCCAAAAGAGACAAATCATGACAGGTTATATTTGGTCTCTTATTTAGAACTTTGGACAGAATCACACAAGTATACAAGATTGTGAAGATTCAAAATCAATGAAATCTGAAGATAAATAGAAGAAGACTAAAAATAATGTTACATGTTAAAAACATTGACTCCAGCTATCAACAATTATTATTCCTCAAGCATATCAATTCACAAAAAGATGCATTCCTCAAACATTTACCTCTTGGTGTTAAGGTTTAAAGAATGGCTAGCTAACTCTCTCAAAACTGAGTATATGGCTTTTGCCATTGGATGCAACCTATCTGATACAGTAAATGCATGGACTTTATTATCAATTTCTATCCAACTAACAGCTCGTTCTTTTCTCACATGTCTTTTGTTCATAAGCTGCCTCACTTTCTCTACCAGTTCCCATCTCCCATGTATGGCATATATGCTGGAAAGAAACACATACGCATCAGGGAGTTCTGGGTTTAATTCGATAAGGAGTTCGGCAGCTTTCCTCCCCAGCTCCAAGTTTCTGTGAAGTCTACATACACCAAGTAAAGAATTCCAAACTTGATAACCTGGCTCACATGGCATCTTGTCAATCTGGTTCATCAATTCTTCAAAACGTCCAGCACGACCCAAGATATCGATTAAGCAAGCATAATGTTCTTGATCGGGAATAATGCCATGATCTGCTGTCATGGAATTGAAAATTCTAAGTCCTTCCTGCACTAGACCTGAATGACTACAAGCATTGAGAACCACAACAAATGTGATCCTGTCTAGCTTCAATCCTGATCTGATTAAGTCTTCAAACATCTGTATTGCCTCTTTACCATGACCGTGTTGTGCTAAGGCAGAGATCATTGTGTTCCATAATATGACCTCTTGCTTATTTCCCATGAGGTTAAAAACCATGTGTGCAGTTACCAAACTCCCGCATTTTGTGTACATGTCAATGAGAGAGCTAACAACTATTGTGTTGGGTCTGAAATTCGTACGTATCAAGTAGCCATGTATTTGCTTTCCTTGCTTAAGTGCAGCTATGCCAGCGCAAGCGCAAAGACAGCTACTGAAGGTAAACTGATCAGGTGTAAACCCAAACATTATCATTTTTGTGAACAACGTTAGTGCTTCATACCCCATACCATTTCTAGCATAGCCAGCAATCAATGCGGTCCAAGAGACAGGATTCTTCTCAGGCATCAGATGAAACAATTCACTAGCACATTTCATATGTCCCCATTTGGCATATCCAGAAACCAAAGTGGTCCAAACAAGGACATCCCTTATCGGCATTTCATCAAAATATCTTCTTGCATCTCCCATCTCACCACACTTTGTATACGCATCAACAACTGAACTCGAAAGCACCACATTTGTTAAAAACCCCGCTACCAAAATCTGTCCATGAATCTGCCTAGTAAGTTCTAATTCCTTTAACTTAACACACACAGTTAAAACACCTGCAAAACTGAATTCGTTATAGCCAATTGATGATCTCCGCAACTCTCTGTAAAGATCTAAAGCCTCATGAAACAATTCATTCTGAGCATATGCAATCACCATTGTATTCCATGAGACAAAGTCCTTCTCGGGCATTTGATCAAACATCCTACGGGCAACCTTCAACTTCTTCATCTTCACATACCCAGAAAGCATATTGTTCCACGAGTACAAATTCCTCACAGCCATTTTATCAAACACCTTGCGAGCATCAACATCACTACCGCATTTGAAATACATATTAATCAAATGATTTTCCAAAAGCGTTCCTGGGCGCCTCAGCCCAGTAACCTTCAAATGAAGGTGAACCCATTTTCCTTCTCTAAGCGACCTACTGTTTCCGCATTGTTGGAGAAGAAGAGCAAGAGTTTTGGAAGGTAAGCGAATCCCTTTGTAAACTAATAGATCAAGAGAAGAGATTAATTGAGAAATATTTCCCCGAGAGAATTCATTGATGAGGTTTTGGACCACACAGGGAAGCTTGGTCCCGGGATACCGTTTCTTCAGATTTGTACGAAGCGTTGTCGTTTGATCGAAAGTCGCCGGGGAAGAGAAAGAGCGCATTGCAGGGAAAAACCATGAAATGTCCCAATTGGATTCTTCATCTATATCTATGCACTACGACTGAGTTGGACCTGGCGGTGGCCTTCATGGTGGTTGGCGAAATTCGGCTCCGGTGAGCATTGTCAATGCCAGCATTGAAGATGAATGATATTGTGGGCCAACCACGGTGCCTTCGTTCGAATCTATGTTATGTCATTTGGTTCTTTAATCTtggaaattataattattaaataagaaaaatttgattaattatgcatttaatagactaaattttttttgaattaccttatatattatttttttaattttacggtttgagtttctaaagtgctTACAGCGCTAGTTATAATAAGGttttctatacaattttttgttgcaatttaagttgcaacgctagttgcaataggagtttctatgtattatttcataaaaatataaaaaaaaaaaatttgaagtgtaaaaataaaaaatctcctaattttttttgtaaatctaaactattcaaaaaaaaaacattggtagaatatattattttttcctaAAATCTCATtctacccatatatatatatgtcatacCCTTATAACCTTAAAGGGTTATACACTAATTAGGCTTAAGTGGTTCAACAATGGTatactataatttaataagccaattaattatagttttaaGGGTGTTCTTATGTGCctctaacataataaataattattaaccaTCCCATTATAATTGTTGACAAATATTGGGCATATAGTTAATAATTGTGTTTATAGTATTAGACGtgtgattatattagtctacAGTAATAATTCTAACAAGACACTCTATGAAATGTaggctttttttttcttttggttccaaAATTGTCTCCCTCATTTGACCTTcccgcctctctctctctctctctctctctctctctctctctctctctctctctctctctctctctctctctctctctctctctctctctctctctctctctctctctctctctctctctctctctctctctctctctctctctcaactatAAAGCCTCACCACCGCAAACCACCGAAGCAAATTAGGTCCCCACCGGCCACCACCACAAACGATTGAAGCCAATTGAAGACCCCACCACTGCAAATGACCGAAGCCAATTGAATCCATCTCATAGCCGCTACAATCGAAGCCCCAATCCCACACCTCCAATCTTAGTCCATGACAGTGGTTTGAAACCCCAGCGACACCCAATTGCCACAACTAGTTTGAAACCTAGTGGAACGACGAACCAAAGCTGTAAACATGTCAAAGatgagttttttttctttttttctttttccctttttttcatTTTGGAATTTTTTGTGTTAGGTATTGTTTAGTTTAGAAATGTCTCTTTTTGACTTATGGTTGAATGTAGGTTTTTGGTTAGTGTGTTtgcttattttttgtattttttttttagaaaaattttactatttttttgttTCTGCCTTAGCTCTAGGGGTgttcaaaaaaatttacaaatcacCCCACCCGAATAAACTGTCCAAGCTAAACtgaataaaacaacaaaaaatacaatccggaataataaaataaaaatctaaattgcCAGATGAATATATTGGAtggtttacaaattattctaaaccgTCCAATTAACCCTAATAA
This window harbors:
- the LOC115717464 gene encoding uncharacterized protein LOC115717464 encodes the protein MLERMGFDGRWINLVMFCVSSVSFYIAHGGQEMGPIVASRGIRQGDPLSPYLFILCAEGFSCFLRSYEHSGLLTGCKIARHAPNISHMLFADDSYIYCKATEEEAYNIKELLHTFELASGQKINFSKSSVFYSCNTAVGLRDTICDLLGIFEADENGSYLGLPYSIVDTCKELERLMAKFWWSTGSTQTKGTSWMSWNRMCRHKHAGGLGFRDLRDFNLALLGKQGWRLLTHDSSLVGRVFKAKYYSTTTILKAELGDNPSFVWRSKVEAKELLVSCVCRSVGSGESVSILNDPWLPDENPFVLSNHPALIN
- the LOC115704498 gene encoding pentatricopeptide repeat-containing protein At2g21090, with protein sequence MRSFSSPATFDQTTTLRTNLKKRYPGTKLPCVVQNLINEFSRGNISQLISSLDLLVYKGIRLPSKTLALLLQQCGNSRSLREGKWVHLHLKVTGLRRPGTLLENHLINMYFKCGSDVDARKVFDKMAVRNLYSWNNMLSGYVKMKKLKVARRMFDQMPEKDFVSWNTMVIAYAQNELFHEALDLYRELRRSSIGYNEFSFAGVLTVCVKLKELELTRQIHGQILVAGFLTNVVLSSSVVDAYTKCGEMGDARRYFDEMPIRDVLVWTTLVSGYAKWGHMKCASELFHLMPEKNPVSWTALIAGYARNGMGYEALTLFTKMIMFGFTPDQFTFSSCLCACAGIAALKQGKQIHGYLIRTNFRPNTIVVSSLIDMYTKCGSLVTAHMVFNLMGNKQEVILWNTMISALAQHGHGKEAIQMFEDLIRSGLKLDRITFVVVLNACSHSGLVQEGLRIFNSMTADHGIIPDQEHYACLIDILGRAGRFEELMNQIDKMPCEPGYQVWNSLLGVCRLHRNLELGRKAAELLIELNPELPDAYVFLSSIYAIHGRWELVEKVRQLMNKRHVRKERAVSWIEIDNKVHAFTVSDRLHPMAKAIYSVLRELASHSLNLNTKR